One Cardinium endosymbiont cEper1 of Encarsia pergandiella genomic region harbors:
- a CDS encoding ABC transporter ATP-binding protein: MPKEMNALPRKLFPFILFFVKRQSVHFSFMFFTMIFWPLNESLCPYFVKVLINKLLLLRPAIDAPFNLLAFPLMGLFTSWLLMEIANRFYGMVSMYVWPRFRKDIRESILTYTQGHAHGYFSEHFTGGLANKIAELPRACAHILDIFISNFFSTILTFCISLGLVLQIHALFGLILLVFVAIFVALTILNMQDINYTAKTHAEAISELDGQIVDSLGAMLAVRLFARTSYELKYLNKYQTDEIKKSEQASWAIEKANFYKGWLTFIFVVITFSTLVYGWNNHWITIGDCSLVTMTFLNLMGLIWHTTFHITQIAKEIGISNAALSILSAPHEIKNYPNARPLLINEGAICLNRVTFAYKEKTNMFNEISVQIKGGEKVGLVGLSGSGKTTFVHLILRLYNLNSGKILIDNQDISKVSPDSLYAQIAMIPQDPILFHRTIFENIQYGRLDATEKEVLEAAKLAHCIDFIKNMKKGFQTMVGERGVKLSGGQRQRIAIARAILKNAPILIMDEATSALDSITEKWIQENLKKVIQRATALIVAHRLSTINDMDRILVFDKGIIVEDGTIPALLDKNGHFAKLWERQANGFISE, from the coding sequence ATGCCTAAAGAAATGAATGCCTTACCCAGAAAGCTCTTTCCTTTTATTCTTTTTTTTGTAAAACGGCAATCGGTTCATTTCAGCTTTATGTTCTTTACCATGATATTTTGGCCACTGAATGAATCATTGTGCCCTTACTTTGTTAAAGTATTGATTAATAAGCTTCTATTACTTAGGCCAGCTATAGATGCACCCTTTAACTTACTAGCTTTTCCCCTAATGGGATTGTTTACCTCTTGGTTGCTCATGGAAATTGCCAACAGGTTCTATGGTATGGTATCTATGTATGTTTGGCCAAGGTTTCGAAAGGATATTCGAGAAAGCATCCTTACCTATACACAAGGCCACGCTCATGGCTATTTTTCTGAACATTTTACAGGTGGACTAGCCAATAAAATTGCAGAGTTGCCTCGTGCATGCGCGCACATTTTAGATATTTTTATATCTAACTTTTTCTCTACCATACTTACTTTTTGCATTTCATTGGGACTGGTTCTGCAGATACATGCTCTTTTTGGACTCATTTTATTGGTTTTTGTAGCCATTTTTGTCGCATTAACCATTTTAAACATGCAAGATATAAATTATACAGCTAAAACGCATGCAGAAGCTATCTCTGAACTAGATGGCCAAATCGTAGATAGCTTGGGCGCTATGTTGGCCGTACGTTTATTTGCACGCACGTCTTACGAACTAAAGTATCTGAATAAATATCAAACAGATGAAATAAAAAAATCTGAACAGGCTTCTTGGGCCATTGAAAAAGCTAATTTTTATAAAGGATGGCTTACTTTTATTTTTGTGGTAATTACATTTTCTACATTGGTATATGGATGGAACAACCACTGGATTACCATAGGGGATTGTTCATTGGTTACAATGACCTTCCTTAATCTAATGGGATTAATTTGGCATACTACTTTTCATATCACACAGATTGCGAAAGAAATTGGTATTTCTAATGCTGCACTTTCTATTTTAAGTGCGCCACACGAAATCAAAAATTACCCCAACGCACGTCCCCTACTTATTAACGAAGGAGCTATTTGTTTGAATAGGGTTACCTTTGCTTATAAAGAGAAAACGAATATGTTTAACGAAATTTCTGTTCAGATTAAAGGTGGCGAAAAAGTCGGTTTGGTGGGCCTATCTGGATCAGGAAAAACTACTTTCGTCCATCTAATATTGCGTTTGTATAACCTAAACAGTGGGAAGATATTAATAGATAATCAGGATATTTCAAAAGTATCCCCAGATTCCCTATACGCACAAATTGCCATGATTCCTCAAGATCCGATTCTTTTTCACCGCACGATCTTTGAAAATATCCAATATGGTCGTTTAGATGCCACAGAAAAAGAGGTACTGGAAGCAGCAAAATTAGCACATTGTATTGATTTTATAAAAAATATGAAAAAAGGATTTCAAACGATGGTTGGAGAACGTGGTGTAAAACTCTCTGGAGGTCAGCGCCAACGTATTGCCATTGCGCGTGCTATTTTAAAAAATGCACCCATACTCATTATGGATGAAGCTACTTCTGCATTAGATTCTATTACGGAAAAGTGGATCCAAGAAAATTTAAAAAAAGTAATCCAGCGTGCAACTGCCTTGATTGTTGCACATCGTTTGTCTACTATAAATGATATGGATCGGATTTTAGTTTTTGATAAGGGCATCATTGTTGAAGATGGAACCATACCAGCATTATTAGATAAAAATGGACATTTTGCAAAACTGTGGGAACGACAAGCAAATGGATTTATATCGGAATAA
- a CDS encoding ABC-F family ATP-binding cassette domain-containing protein: MIVINDLTYHLGKRTLYDAASLHIKPKDKIGLIGPNGAGKSTLLKIITGTLAPDSGKVTKRKECSIGFLNQDLLSYQSQDTIRNVAMQAFSAALTTQKKIESLCQQMEVNYSDDLLMQLSNLQESFERIGGYDMQSRTDAMLEGMGFATKDLDRSLSEFSGGWRMRVMFAKLLLQEPSLLILDEPTNHLDLVSIKWVEAYLKNYDSAFIVVSHDRSFLDGTTAKIVEISDKKFTIYVGNYSDYAIQKAERSTLLENAYANQQKQLKHAQEFIDRFRAKASKAKLVQSRIKALDKVEKVEVPTMHRKTIKFQFTIKQNPSKIIAVIENINKSYGAVNILKDATVQIDRGDKIALIGANGRGKTTLLRIIAGHALAEQQQRSFGNNVEMAFYAQHQLEALNIEHTIIEALHAHNSNERTEQELRAIAGMFLFTKDDVYKKIAVLSGGEKARIALATVLLSQANFLVLDEPTNHLDMQSIDTLGQALHQYEGTCLFVSHDRNFIQQLANKIWYIENKKVKVFPGSYEAFQEAVDLT, translated from the coding sequence ATGATTGTAATCAATGATCTTACCTATCATTTGGGCAAGCGAACTTTATATGATGCAGCTTCGTTACATATTAAACCCAAGGATAAAATTGGACTAATAGGTCCTAATGGAGCTGGAAAGTCTACCCTGTTAAAGATTATTACGGGTACACTTGCACCAGATAGTGGTAAAGTCACTAAAAGAAAAGAATGTTCCATTGGTTTTCTGAATCAGGACTTACTTTCTTATCAATCTCAGGATACCATTCGTAATGTAGCCATGCAAGCTTTTAGTGCAGCATTGACTACGCAAAAAAAAATTGAGTCTTTGTGTCAACAGATGGAGGTAAACTATTCCGACGATTTGCTGATGCAGCTATCGAATCTTCAAGAAAGCTTTGAAAGAATAGGAGGATATGATATGCAGTCAAGAACAGATGCCATGTTAGAGGGTATGGGTTTTGCGACCAAGGATTTAGACCGTTCGCTTTCTGAGTTTTCAGGTGGATGGCGCATGCGGGTTATGTTTGCCAAATTGCTTTTACAAGAACCTTCTTTGTTGATATTAGATGAACCAACCAACCATCTAGATTTGGTTTCGATTAAGTGGGTAGAAGCCTATTTAAAGAATTACGATAGTGCTTTTATAGTAGTTTCGCATGATAGAAGCTTTTTGGATGGTACAACTGCTAAAATTGTAGAGATTTCTGATAAAAAATTTACCATTTATGTAGGCAACTACAGTGACTACGCCATACAAAAAGCAGAAAGGAGTACGTTACTAGAAAATGCCTATGCCAATCAACAAAAACAGCTGAAACACGCGCAAGAATTTATAGACCGTTTTAGAGCAAAGGCTAGTAAAGCCAAACTGGTCCAGTCTAGGATTAAAGCATTGGATAAGGTAGAGAAGGTAGAAGTACCCACTATGCATCGTAAAACGATAAAGTTCCAATTTACGATCAAGCAAAATCCAAGTAAAATTATTGCTGTAATAGAAAACATAAATAAGTCTTATGGTGCGGTAAATATTCTAAAAGATGCGACCGTACAAATTGACAGAGGAGATAAAATCGCCTTAATTGGTGCAAATGGACGGGGTAAAACTACATTGCTGCGTATTATAGCTGGTCATGCGTTAGCCGAGCAACAGCAAAGAAGTTTTGGTAATAATGTAGAGATGGCTTTTTATGCGCAGCATCAGTTAGAAGCGTTGAATATAGAACATACCATTATAGAAGCTTTGCATGCCCATAATAGCAATGAACGCACTGAACAAGAGCTACGTGCCATAGCCGGTATGTTTCTTTTTACTAAAGATGATGTATATAAAAAAATAGCAGTCCTTTCTGGTGGCGAAAAAGCACGGATTGCCCTAGCAACGGTACTGCTTTCTCAAGCAAACTTTCTAGTACTCGACGAGCCAACCAACCATTTAGATATGCAATCTATTGATACACTCGGACAAGCTCTACACCAATATGAAGGTACTTGTTTGTTTGTATCACATGACCGTAACTTTATCCAGCAGTTAGCCAATAAAATTTGGTATATCGAAAACAAGAAAGTCAAGGTATTTCCTGGAAGCTATGAAGCATTTCAAGAAGCAGTGGATTTAACCTAA
- the lipA gene encoding lipoyl synthase, which produces MKQKTPSITPAERPDWLRVKLPIGKHYTAVRNIVDRYKLHTICTSGNCPNMGECWGAGTATFMILGNICTRSCAFCAVATGRPTDYDREEPKRVAEAIHLMGVKHAVITSVNRDELKDCGAEIWYQTVTTIKALNPTTTIETLIPDVKAIWWALERMISAGQEVVSHNIETVARLYETVRPQAKYARSLEQLRRIKAYGKRSKSGIMLGLGETDEEVYQVMDDLRENGLDVLTLGQYLQPTKQHLAVAAFIHPDKFAHFKEEALNRGFSYVESGPLVRSSYHAERHVQK; this is translated from the coding sequence ATGAAGCAAAAAACGCCATCGATTACACCCGCCGAACGACCAGATTGGTTGCGGGTTAAGTTACCTATAGGTAAGCACTATACAGCTGTGCGTAACATTGTAGATCGGTATAAGCTACACACTATTTGTACCAGTGGGAACTGTCCCAATATGGGGGAATGTTGGGGAGCGGGTACGGCTACTTTTATGATATTGGGTAATATTTGTACGCGCAGTTGTGCCTTTTGTGCGGTGGCTACTGGACGGCCTACCGATTATGATCGAGAAGAACCAAAACGGGTTGCAGAAGCCATTCATTTGATGGGGGTCAAACATGCGGTTATTACCTCGGTAAATAGAGATGAACTAAAGGATTGTGGGGCAGAAATTTGGTATCAAACGGTTACAACCATCAAAGCCTTGAATCCTACTACCACTATAGAGACATTAATTCCAGATGTAAAGGCGATTTGGTGGGCATTAGAGCGGATGATTAGTGCCGGACAAGAAGTGGTTTCTCATAATATAGAAACGGTAGCACGCCTTTATGAAACCGTTCGTCCTCAGGCTAAGTATGCGCGAAGCTTGGAGCAACTTAGACGGATTAAAGCATATGGTAAACGCTCTAAATCGGGTATTATGCTTGGATTAGGAGAAACGGATGAAGAGGTTTATCAAGTAATGGATGACCTACGGGAGAATGGATTGGATGTTTTAACGCTGGGTCAATATCTGCAACCTACTAAACAACATCTTGCAGTAGCTGCTTTTATACATCCAGATAAATTTGCCCATTTTAAAGAGGAGGCGCTCAATCGGGGCTTTTCCTATGTAGAGTCAGGTCCACTCGTACGCTCCTCATACCATGCAGAACGACACGTTCAAAAATAA
- the miaA gene encoding tRNA (adenosine(37)-N6)-dimethylallyltransferase MiaA, which produces MTPTHTKHLIVIVGPTAIGKTALSIQLAEALQAEIISADARQFYRDMVIGTAQPTQAEMRGIPHHFLSFLPIQANYTAGQFAQEALQTLDKLFMHQDVVIATGGSGLYLKALCEGLAEIPILPSNLRANLNNALAEKGLPYLTQLLAEKDPLYYHTVDLKNPQRVIRALEVCLGTGIPYSTLRKRQTQAIRKFHIIMIGLTQPKALLHERINLRVDAMMEEGLLQEVEKLYPYKGTNALQTLGYKELFNYMEGQSSLAEAIDHIKINTKKYAKKQMTWFKKDKNIHWFTAYDLSNLQAHIASIIG; this is translated from the coding sequence ATGACTCCAACCCATACCAAGCACTTAATCGTTATAGTAGGCCCAACTGCTATAGGAAAGACCGCACTATCCATTCAACTGGCTGAAGCACTGCAAGCAGAGATTATATCTGCTGATGCCAGACAATTTTATCGTGACATGGTGATTGGTACGGCACAACCTACCCAAGCAGAAATGCGGGGTATTCCACACCATTTTTTATCTTTTTTACCCATTCAAGCCAATTATACAGCTGGTCAATTTGCCCAAGAAGCATTACAAACCTTGGATAAACTTTTTATGCATCAAGATGTTGTGATCGCAACGGGTGGCTCTGGGCTCTACCTAAAAGCACTTTGTGAAGGACTAGCCGAAATACCTATCCTGCCATCCAATCTACGTGCCAACTTAAATAATGCCTTAGCAGAAAAAGGACTCCCCTACCTGACCCAACTACTGGCGGAAAAAGATCCCCTATACTATCACACAGTAGATCTTAAAAACCCCCAAAGAGTCATCAGAGCATTAGAAGTTTGCTTGGGTACAGGGATACCTTACTCAACCTTACGCAAACGACAGACACAAGCGATAAGAAAATTTCATATTATAATGATAGGTCTAACCCAACCAAAAGCATTACTGCACGAACGGATCAACCTACGTGTAGATGCTATGATGGAAGAAGGATTGCTGCAAGAAGTTGAAAAACTATATCCTTACAAGGGAACCAATGCCTTGCAAACATTAGGCTATAAAGAATTATTCAACTATATGGAAGGTCAATCGAGCTTAGCAGAAGCCATAGACCACATTAAAATAAACACAAAAAAATATGCAAAAAAACAGATGACTTGGTTTAAAAAAGACAAAAATATACACTGGTTTACAGCCTATGACCTATCTAACCTACAAGCCCATATTGCTTCAATCATAGGCTAG
- a CDS encoding ClpP family protease yields MPDQKEFQKFAVKNGYATGSQIHNYVSDVENMTRSVIEQRPGHFREVDVFSRLIMDRIIFLGTQVDDNIANVIIAQLLFLQSVDTKKDILLYINSPGGSVYPGLGIYDTMQYISPNVATICTGLAASMAAVLLAGGAKNKRSALPHARVMIHQPLGGSKGTAADMEITMQQMIEIKKDIYNILSTHTGQDYASVERDSDRDYWMRADQAKAYGIIDFVLEQEKKN; encoded by the coding sequence ATGCCAGATCAAAAAGAATTTCAAAAATTTGCAGTTAAAAATGGCTATGCAACTGGTTCACAAATACATAATTACGTATCAGATGTCGAAAACATGACACGCTCTGTTATTGAGCAACGTCCTGGTCACTTTAGAGAAGTAGATGTTTTCTCTAGATTGATTATGGACAGAATTATTTTTCTTGGTACACAAGTAGATGATAATATTGCCAATGTGATTATTGCACAATTACTCTTTTTACAATCGGTCGATACCAAAAAAGACATCTTACTTTATATCAACAGTCCAGGAGGTTCCGTATACCCAGGCTTGGGTATTTACGATACCATGCAATATATTTCGCCTAACGTAGCGACGATTTGTACAGGCCTTGCCGCTTCTATGGCTGCAGTATTATTGGCAGGAGGTGCTAAGAACAAACGGTCTGCTCTGCCACATGCTAGGGTTATGATTCACCAACCTCTAGGAGGCTCGAAAGGCACAGCTGCTGATATGGAAATTACCATGCAGCAAATGATTGAAATTAAAAAAGATATTTATAACATTCTTTCCACCCATACAGGTCAAGATTATGCTTCTGTAGAACGTGATTCAGATAGAGACTATTGGATGCGTGCAGATCAGGCTAAAGCATATGGAATTATTGATTTCGTATTAGAGCAAGAGAAAAAAAATTAA
- the clpX gene encoding ATP-dependent Clp protease ATP-binding subunit ClpX: MKTHCSFCKKASEIVSMMVTGPEGRICDQCVTQAAQIIQLQKEDNIINDIKPVNLLRPQEIKAHLDEYVIGQEEAKKALSIAVYNHYKRLAHPASIEDDVVIEKSNILLVGETGTGKTYLVRTLAQMLEVPFCIVDATVLTEAGYVGEDVESIISRLLHAANYEVTAAERGIVYVDEIDKIARKGDNPSITRDVSGEGVQQSLLKLLEGSIVNAPPHGGRKHPDQKLTAVNTEKILFICGGAFDGIARTISNRINFNSIGFEFCAKRTPKVDDKDILKYVSSSDIKGYGLIPELVGRLPIVRGFEPLTKSDLRRILTEPKNALVKQYTKLFAIDGIALTFTEETLDLIAEQAMSLKLGARGLRSICESIMSEVMYTAPSLKDQQKLVINKDYALEQLGRTQIELLKQVEKNRKASELKKMA; the protein is encoded by the coding sequence ATGAAAACCCATTGTTCTTTTTGTAAAAAAGCTAGTGAGATAGTCAGTATGATGGTAACCGGTCCAGAAGGGCGCATTTGTGACCAATGTGTGACACAAGCTGCACAGATTATTCAACTTCAAAAAGAAGATAATATCATAAATGACATCAAACCAGTAAATCTATTACGACCACAAGAAATTAAAGCCCATTTAGATGAATATGTAATTGGACAAGAAGAAGCTAAAAAAGCATTGTCTATTGCTGTTTACAACCATTATAAGCGTCTGGCTCACCCAGCAAGTATAGAAGATGATGTAGTCATTGAAAAATCCAATATATTATTGGTTGGCGAAACTGGAACAGGAAAAACCTATTTGGTCCGTACTTTAGCACAAATGCTGGAGGTGCCTTTTTGTATTGTAGATGCAACCGTCTTGACAGAAGCAGGTTATGTAGGCGAAGATGTAGAAAGCATCATTAGTCGCTTATTGCATGCGGCTAATTATGAGGTAACGGCAGCTGAAAGAGGGATTGTATATGTAGATGAAATCGATAAAATTGCACGCAAAGGGGACAATCCATCCATCACCCGCGATGTAAGTGGTGAAGGGGTTCAACAATCTTTATTGAAGTTATTAGAGGGCTCAATTGTAAATGCGCCCCCACATGGTGGAAGGAAACATCCAGATCAGAAGCTAACAGCTGTGAATACAGAAAAGATTTTATTTATTTGTGGAGGGGCTTTTGATGGTATTGCTAGAACCATTAGTAATCGCATTAACTTTAATAGCATAGGATTTGAATTTTGTGCAAAACGTACACCTAAAGTGGATGATAAGGATATACTTAAATATGTTTCTTCATCAGATATAAAGGGATATGGTTTGATTCCTGAACTAGTAGGTCGTCTTCCAATTGTAAGAGGGTTTGAACCACTTACCAAATCTGACCTTCGCCGTATTCTCACGGAACCTAAAAATGCATTGGTAAAGCAGTATACTAAGTTGTTCGCAATAGATGGAATTGCTCTAACTTTTACAGAAGAAACACTTGACTTGATTGCTGAGCAGGCTATGTCATTAAAATTAGGAGCCAGGGGGCTGCGTTCTATTTGTGAAAGCATTATGAGTGAAGTAATGTACACCGCTCCATCGCTAAAAGACCAACAAAAATTAGTTATTAATAAAGATTATGCATTGGAGCAACTGGGCAGAACCCAAATAGAATTACTTAAGCAAGTAGAAAAAAATAGGAAAGCATCTGAGCTAAAAAAAATGGCGTAA
- a CDS encoding D-alanine--D-alanine ligase family protein, whose translation MENAVLTPIKVAIFFGGISREREISFAGGRTVYDHLDRKKFEPLPIFVDSLGNFILLHKQYLYQGTIREFYPSATIANFWGIPLYIESLPTTESHERFIEKIGKKIDPTDFSKYFDIAFLCLHGPYGEDGTIQGLLRWYQIPYTGSDILPSALAINKVFQQKLLQQSGFLLPHSVSLTQKEWLRTDDKKKLFDQITATLGLPFVVKSSRQGSSIGVTIIEHSVLDAFINAVHKAFFMEAISYDQWKSYTRKEIKNWLASLIDVREGMGFPLRIDDQIFYTPYTLLDYLELYFQKKQPPILLISTQAETSIIIEAFIQGREFSCMILEAEKGNPIPLPPTEMVKGKVHFDYRAKYLPGIVRKQTPMVLSTALLKRIRKQAINLFQLLDCQVYARIDGFITDDNEIILNDPNTTAGMHPASFLFHQAAEIGLHPTQLLTFIIQRSLEVRKDQGWLIAETLLQRVQK comes from the coding sequence GTGGAGAACGCTGTATTAACCCCAATAAAAGTAGCCATATTTTTTGGAGGAATATCGAGAGAACGTGAAATTTCGTTTGCAGGGGGGCGCACTGTTTATGACCATTTAGATCGAAAAAAATTTGAACCACTCCCTATATTTGTAGATAGTTTGGGGAATTTTATTCTACTGCATAAGCAATACCTTTACCAGGGTACCATTCGGGAATTCTATCCATCTGCTACTATAGCTAATTTTTGGGGGATTCCTCTGTACATAGAGTCATTACCCACTACTGAAAGCCACGAGCGATTTATAGAAAAAATAGGAAAAAAAATAGATCCTACTGATTTTTCTAAATACTTTGATATAGCTTTTCTCTGCTTACATGGTCCTTACGGAGAAGATGGCACCATACAAGGACTATTAAGATGGTATCAGATCCCCTATACAGGATCTGATATCCTACCATCTGCACTAGCCATAAACAAAGTATTTCAACAAAAGCTTTTACAGCAATCAGGTTTTCTACTGCCCCATTCTGTCAGTTTAACCCAAAAAGAATGGCTCCGTACAGATGACAAAAAAAAGCTATTCGATCAAATAACCGCTACCCTTGGCTTACCTTTCGTGGTGAAAAGCAGTAGACAAGGCTCCTCTATAGGGGTGACCATTATAGAACACTCTGTACTTGATGCCTTTATCAATGCGGTCCATAAGGCATTTTTTATGGAAGCAATAAGCTATGATCAATGGAAAAGTTATACACGAAAAGAGATAAAAAATTGGTTGGCTAGCCTTATAGATGTACGTGAAGGCATGGGATTTCCCTTACGAATCGATGACCAAATTTTCTATACGCCTTATACCTTACTAGACTACCTAGAACTTTATTTTCAAAAGAAACAACCACCTATCTTATTAATCAGCACACAAGCAGAAACGTCTATAATAATTGAAGCCTTTATTCAAGGAAGAGAATTTTCTTGTATGATACTAGAAGCAGAAAAAGGAAATCCCATTCCACTCCCCCCAACTGAAATGGTCAAGGGAAAGGTTCATTTTGATTATAGAGCAAAATATTTGCCCGGTATAGTACGGAAACAAACCCCTATGGTCTTATCTACTGCCTTACTCAAGCGCATCCGAAAGCAGGCCATTAACCTCTTCCAACTGCTAGATTGTCAAGTGTATGCCCGTATAGATGGCTTTATCACTGATGATAATGAAATCATATTAAATGATCCCAATACTACGGCTGGTATGCATCCCGCTTCCTTTTTATTCCATCAAGCAGCAGAAATTGGCCTCCACCCTACCCAACTGCTTACTTTTATCATCCAACGTTCACTTGAAGTAAGAAAAGATCAAGGATGGCTTATTGCTGAGACCCTTTTGCAAAGGGTCCAAAAATAA
- a CDS encoding single-stranded DNA-binding protein, protein MASVNKVIILGNLGKAPEIRHLENGRMRVQLTVATHDSYKTKEGQKINHTDWHEIVLWTPHAEVAAQYLTKGQQVYIEGKLIHRCYTDKEGGQKYMIQIVGQQLVLLGGIKSKEQGVHVINHMPQNRLEDDDDMGELPL, encoded by the coding sequence ATGGCAAGTGTTAACAAAGTGATAATTTTGGGTAACCTAGGTAAAGCGCCAGAAATACGCCACTTAGAAAATGGGCGCATGCGGGTACAACTGACTGTAGCAACGCATGATAGCTACAAAACAAAAGAAGGTCAAAAAATAAATCATACCGATTGGCATGAAATAGTACTTTGGACGCCTCATGCAGAAGTGGCAGCCCAATATTTAACCAAGGGTCAACAGGTATATATAGAAGGAAAGTTAATACACAGGTGCTATACGGATAAAGAGGGTGGGCAAAAATATATGATACAGATTGTGGGTCAACAGTTGGTATTATTAGGTGGTATAAAATCTAAAGAGCAAGGGGTACATGTTATCAATCATATGCCACAAAATAGACTAGAAGACGATGATGATATGGGGGAGCTGCCCCTATAG
- a CDS encoding leucyl aminopeptidase: MAIFNSFQASIYSLIICVYLKSRRKSQSPTDLSHKAQCIYVHFKPLLKATTMHYPEFEFLSSQPSPVAQNCYAFGIFESNGASADTAHLVHEPFYHDIIAPLIKESKFTAKQGEVATANCFHTIGKVILIGLGKQEAIGDESIRQAAAIVYSACIKLHSPSVIIDFTTLRNDKMHLKAFAEGILLAAYVDERFKSQQHTKTTYLKKVYFLNGIPDGSTIELAKKIVKGVNLAKDLVNAPANHVTPSSLAKTAIALAERHHFDINILEKEDCQRLGMGAYLSVTQGSSAPPKFIHLCYKPKSFDTRSPFQKIALIGKGVTFDAGGLNLKIGNSQIELMKYDMAGAAAVLGTADVIGAIQPNKEIHFIVAATENMINGHATKPGDIVTASNGKTIEIDNTDAEGRLTLADALVYAEGLGVDAIVDLATLTGAMVVALGTRMAGIFGSDQPLINSLMAAAPRTGEKIWQMPLEDAYFEYMHSIIADMCNSGKKPGGGSITAALFLKQFVKKTAWAHLDIAGTVWTEKAWAYHHAGATGFGVRLLVDWILNS, from the coding sequence ATGGCCATTTTTAATAGCTTCCAAGCAAGTATCTATTCTTTAATTATTTGTGTATATTTAAAAAGTCGTAGGAAAAGTCAATCTCCTACCGACCTAAGTCATAAAGCACAATGCATTTATGTGCATTTTAAACCACTACTTAAAGCAACTACTATGCACTATCCTGAATTTGAATTTTTGAGTAGCCAACCATCACCAGTAGCACAAAACTGTTACGCGTTTGGCATTTTTGAAAGCAATGGCGCTTCGGCCGATACGGCTCATCTGGTCCATGAGCCTTTTTACCATGATATTATCGCACCCTTGATAAAAGAATCTAAATTTACAGCCAAACAAGGGGAAGTAGCTACAGCCAACTGTTTTCATACCATAGGGAAAGTAATATTGATTGGGTTAGGAAAACAGGAAGCCATTGGTGATGAATCCATTCGACAAGCTGCAGCCATAGTTTATAGCGCATGTATTAAGCTGCACAGTCCATCTGTAATCATCGATTTTACCACACTACGCAACGATAAAATGCATTTAAAAGCTTTTGCTGAAGGTATTTTATTGGCTGCTTATGTAGACGAACGTTTTAAATCCCAGCAGCATACGAAAACTACCTATTTGAAAAAGGTCTACTTTTTAAATGGCATACCGGATGGCTCAACCATTGAATTGGCAAAAAAAATTGTAAAAGGGGTTAATCTGGCAAAAGACCTGGTAAACGCTCCTGCCAATCATGTTACCCCGTCTAGTTTGGCTAAAACCGCCATTGCATTAGCTGAAAGGCATCACTTCGATATCAATATATTAGAAAAAGAGGATTGCCAACGCTTAGGTATGGGGGCTTATCTTTCCGTTACACAAGGTTCTAGCGCACCACCCAAATTTATTCATCTCTGTTATAAACCTAAATCATTTGATACCCGATCTCCTTTTCAAAAAATTGCCCTTATAGGCAAAGGTGTTACCTTTGACGCCGGTGGGCTTAATCTAAAGATTGGCAATTCGCAAATTGAATTAATGAAATATGATATGGCCGGTGCTGCAGCAGTGCTTGGCACAGCAGATGTTATTGGCGCCATACAACCCAATAAAGAGATTCACTTTATTGTTGCTGCTACAGAAAATATGATTAATGGGCATGCCACCAAGCCTGGAGATATCGTAACTGCTTCTAATGGTAAAACCATTGAAATAGACAATACAGATGCAGAAGGAAGACTTACCCTAGCAGATGCATTGGTGTATGCAGAAGGGCTCGGAGTAGATGCGATTGTAGACCTAGCTACTTTAACAGGCGCTATGGTCGTTGCACTCGGCACACGTATGGCAGGTATATTTGGCAGCGATCAACCATTGATCAACAGCCTGATGGCTGCTGCTCCAAGAACAGGTGAAAAAATTTGGCAAATGCCACTAGAAGACGCTTATTTTGAATATATGCATTCTATTATTGCAGATATGTGCAATTCAGGCAAAAAACCAGGGGGAGGATCTATTACAGCGGCTCTATTTTTAAAACAATTTGTTAAAAAAACAGCTTGGGCACACTTAGATATCGCAGGTACGGTCTGGACTGAAAAAGCATGGGCTTACCATCATGCAGGTGCCACAGGCTTTGGAGTACGTCTACTAGTAGATTGGATTCTAAATAGCTAG